CCTTTTTTCCTTGCACAAGTGTATTTATagtatgttttattgaaatatagtaattatatgaCGTGTAGtttaataacatacaaatattagtGAAATCTAACTTCTCACCAATGTACTAATCTATGAGTATAACATTTGTAAAATTGAACAGTTAAGAGATTCATTtactaaagtataataataattacaataattgtaagttatattatatgaattgtagttttaataaaataaataaaaatatattctcttattatattttcaataaataataaaagcttTAGGtctttctaattttaataaaatatcaaaaatctaaaaaaaaacattttaatacatatctCATCAATTAAGAATAGTCCAATAGAGAATAGTCTTTCTTTACAGTAAATCTCAATttacttttgataataaataataataaaaaaaaaaattaacaagtattcatttattttaataatttattaatatttattaataatgaatcaatttttcttaaacacttaacaaaattaaaaagtctATATATGTTTAGCTACATCTcagttgatttataaataaaacacatttttcattattataaattaaaatattattatcattattttagtatcaaaatcattattaatgattatttataataaaaaaaaaaaaggagacAAGTGGTTAATGTTTTGCTGTACAGTATGTGTCAAGTTTGTTACTGTgcggtattattaaattttgattaaataatatatatcattgtacACGAAATAcgattctatatttattacataatttataaactataaatattattatattattattattatttatttatttattttttttatttaaaattgataacaaaatattgtatattataatctgatTTCTgtgtttttactttatatgttTTGCCAAAATGGCTTTTCTTCTAAAACCAACCAAGATGAAAATTTCTTGGAGCTGCATTCATAAATCGTTCTGCATATAGCTATATAACTAACGCCCATTAaacctttataatttatttctaaatacaaatgactatttttatttgttttattatcaaataattattggagcgttccttaataaaaattaatgtattagtaatatttttttttttttttcatgatttattatacgcccaaacgtatattttgaatacacgtttaaatagttattttataatttatagtaagttatattgtaatataaaacagtttaataaatacatacgtataattgaaaatattcttaatattcaattaatcaaTCAACgttattgtgattattatgataattgaataccaatttgtatttttagttataaatgtacctctaataattttttatttttataaaccattagttaaatttatgttttttttatattacaaaatatatcacttataatttatttgaaatatatgtacatttatcttattatgttaactatattaaatatcttatcttatactttaaaattacataaaacaaaacaaaaacgtaAAGCCATTATTTGATAAGCACATGTACCGGCGTATTTAAGtcgttaaaagtaattaaattaatttttagataacatttcttaaattattaaacacacttcagtatttttattgtaactgtatatgaatataacatttattccaATACTGGTAcctaatgcatatttttttaatagagtaTTTGAaccttatatacctatttactaaaattaatcatttcatttaatacgtacacataatattatattataaactgaaAAACGTATTTCAgctatgatttatatttatttttttaccaacaCTTTAAATTCatgtattgtgttatattgaaattatattattataaaaaaaataatataacaacaagctaacaaaaatcgtatatacctattattaatctataactaccaagaaataaaaataaattattttgtatgaaggtactaaaatatttaagacttTTGTTTGGAAAAGGTTTCTCGGTAAAGATAaagaatgatataaatataataatatgctgaaTAGTGTTGGTGTAAACAGTTTGAGCTATCATAcacgtaataattaatttggtttttaattactcataattagttaaatatcccataaataaacataacggGAACAATATCAGAGATTTCCAAAATCTATACGATTAATTTTCACTTGTTAAACTTAAGGACGTGCTTGTTTATTCAAACACGTGTAGACACAGGTGTTCGGAAATACGTTCACCatgtttttgttataacataacaatatagtcTGGTTGaataatttcgtaaaaattaaattacagttCCTTGTACCAAAGTCTAAATAATTGGatgattaacaaaataaactcaaaacaaaaaaaatatatttatcttattcttataatagctttatagtaatttttatgttttcggttttatttgatttgatttaacTTGATATAAATTGCACTTCCTAAAATCCTAACTGCTTACTATATATAGTGAGTGCGGAAAATCAAATGAATACGTTTTTAGTCGCctcttaaataaaacattgaattataaaataccaaataaacCCAACATtagatgttttattgtttgaaaaattaatttttattttcaaaagaatCAGCCAGCtactataatttatcagtCACTAAGATGGGAAATATACATTGACACCTCTGAATCACCTTTACAATATGACGTATAAACATCGAACCAGATTgcatggtatttttttattataataatatatgtacaatgtacataacgtatactatataatatcatacaaaagaaaaatacattaaattgtcGATAAAGcataacatataacatatcGTTTTCATCAATGAACATCTTGAAGATGAACGATTTCATTTTGAGTGGCAAAAAATAGCATCGGGatacttttgaaatatataatttaagtaggtaatatcATCGTctaaacgttataataataaatcaaaaatagatGGAAATGGCCATAAAAGGCACTTAAATACATTGGTTGCAAATATATATTCCATATTAAAAAAGACTATGAATGAATGAATAAATCTGACAAATTCTAAATGGAATAAATGCctcttataaaaaagaaaaatcttcGAGTTTGAGAAACGATCAATTCTAAAccgaaaactaaaaaaaaaaaatatttaattattttctaacagatttatctttttatccatatatataaatatattatatacatacatataatttatttaaaacattattttattgtgcctatatatagtatacatttaataaggtaagtatttgtatacctacttgtaaaccttctacctatttttatataatatataaataattattatgcttgatagtaacaaaaaatataggtacagtaaTTGTTCTctttaaaaacagaaaaaaaaatattttgttaaaatatatttttagtttatcataaaacaaacatacaacgtttatatataatatatattaaaataaaatgtataataacagtTCAAAATAACTAAGACTTATTATAAGACACATACGCTTTgtaattaggtactatatcTAATACTgtgattaactttaaaatagttctatagataagtataggtattttatataatatgttacttatgtataaattaaatcgtttaatgttactatttaaaataatctattattattatggctatttgtttttttttaagttaaacataaaatattgatatttattatcgacaaaaataacactattaaacagtaaaaaaaacctttaacacattaaaattaataattattatttttagtttagatTGAGTTTATGCAATACGTTTAGACTGATgcaagttttttaatttaacactatcctatatatttattttagtttataatttgtttaattacttaaaaatctaATCTTAACAGACATAATCAACATGATGAAACATGctctttaatatattgttattggtaCTTTAtagtagattaaaatatatctaatatagttccatttaaatttttcccaaataaaacaatataaaaatttaagaaattaaataatacaatatgaaaataagaaaataatgaaaactgtAAGTCAAacgagtaaaattaaaatgtacaacataATGATCaaacaaagtatttttaaaaagaataataatgaagGGATTACAGATAAAATTGGATGATGATTATCATTTACAAAGTTTAACATCATTTTTTGTCTTTTCAAGGGAACACTTAAGTTAATGTCTACCAGTAAAGACAAAGAGTGCACAATGCTAGACATAAGACCCAAGAAATAAATCAGCTTTCTGAAGTCAGACGTGTATATAGTGAATTGCATAACTGGGCAGGTTTAGCAAATAGCTAATGAACAATGATGCatcattgtgtatattataagggATTTTGAAGCTGggaacttataataataataaaaaaaaattatagtcgTAGATATCTACTATAAGATGTTTCTAATGCATAGCTCATACTCTATTGATCTCTAGATTTGTggtttcaaaaatacaaaatcatattttcaagtattataaGAGAACAATGTTCAGTAATTTTAGGGAGGCAGATATGTAGTTTAAATTCTTGTTATATCCTTTTGACAACACTCTACCGTTTAATGTTATCGTATTTCTTCACTGAGGATTTGTAGGGCTCAGGTGCATAGTTTCATACCAAGAAATTGAACAATGGTAGAAATTTCTCAACCACGGAGTGGGATATATACGAAAACGCTTCTTTACACTGCACATTGATggactgattttttttttttattatttctacacCAGCAATAAAcacgaaaaatcaaaaaaacaaaatacgaatatggtttttttaatttaacggcGATTCGATAAATTCCACTAACTAATTCAGTCAGTAAGACGGACGATAATTTGACCAGACGAAATTTTAAGTGTAATACACCCTACTCAGAAACAACCCCTACTCCCGCTTTAAATATACGACACTTGTACCCAGATCGTAACGTcagcgataaaataataatatttatgcgttaattgtttttttttgttgtagaTGTAAGACACCGATGCTGCGTTCCGACGTCGAACCGCAAGCGCTCGGACGACGGTCATGGACGCGATGAACTCGTCGGCCGACAACTACGGTGGAACGACGGTGGTCGGCAATCGGTCGTCGTCGCCTTTCCCCGAGTggagcggcggcggcggcggcggtaacGGGTCCTCGCAAAACGAGACGATTCTATGTCCCTTGTTCGAGAGCACGGACGACGAAGAATACAGCCTGCTGTTCGAGTTCGTCACCTACGGCGTGCTGCTGAACGTGATCGGCGTGTTCGGCATACTGGGCAACGTCATATCCATGGTGATCCTGTCCCGGCCCCAGATGAAGTCGTCCATCAACTACCTGCTGATCGGCCTGGCCCGGTGCGACACCGTGCTGATCGTCACGTCCATGCTGCTGTTCGGGCTGCCCGTCGTCTACCCGGCCACCGGACACCTGTTCAACTACTACTTCAAGGTGTACCCACTGATCGCTCCCGTCGTCTACCCCATAGCGATGATCTCGCAGACCGTTTCCGTGTACCTGACGCTCACCGTCACCCTGGAACGGTTCGTGGCCGTCTGCCACCCGCTCCGCGCCCGGTCGCTGTGCACGTACGGCCGGGCCCGCGCCTACGTGGTGGCCACCATCGCGTTCGCCGTCTTCTACAACGTCACCCGGTTCCTGGAGGTGACCGTCCAGAAGTGCGTGCACGCCGGTTCCAACCAGTACGTGTACCAGGTGTACCCCAGCGACCTGCGCAACGACCGCGACTACATATCCATCTACATACACTGGATGTACCTGCTCATCATGTACTTCATACCGTTCGGGTCGCTGGCCGTGCTGAACGCCGCCATTTACCGCCAGGTGAGCTCGACGCGGCGACGCGTAATCCCCTAATATGGTCAGACTGTCCGCGCGCGCGAAGTGAGTGGAGAAGTGAAAAAATGTGTGAGAAAACCGGTGCACGAATTTTCCCATTGCAATACCGAAATTCAGCGCTCCGTTATCGCTGTTTGAACGGCTCGGTTTTCGAGAATCCAGCGTTGAATCCCCCTCCCCGAgtggttaattattttattttccgaaTTTCAATACGGTAGCGTTAACGTCTTCTATATCGACTGAACAGAGTATAGGTTGTTACCTACTCATTTCCACGCGAAATCCGTGAATCCTAAATCCGAATcgtacgaataatattattattgagttatttgTAAGACGTATGAACGATTATTGGAAAACGAGATTGTCATTTATTGGTAATTGATTACATAGGACGGGTATCGTTTGAGTACCTGCCTACTAAATAACGGTTTTATAGCGAACGCGAGTGGTGCGGCTAAAATTATTCGAAAAAACCCCGAGAAATCGTCAAAATAGCTTAGCGTTTAGGGAGGGAACAGGTAGTGACGGGACTTTATGTTTTTTCTCGTGAAAACTTATCagatgataaaatttaatttcgtttttgacatatttatcaattttatttcaacataagcatatacaaaactattgattaagttaaaatggtattataattttccttttattttcaagatgattacaaaaaaaaagtcaccATCGTTAAAATGATTTGgttcacttattatttataaatattatatttacttgcaACAAAGACTTTTAACGAATtcgatacctattattattttttgttttcaccaaaaatataaatgtaatcacgcaaaaatattcaaaaatataatttgttataaaatagattaggGTCCTTAAAGAAATATTCTTTGTGATCGACCCTTTcagttatttataagtatataagtacattactAAGcagtgtatacaatttatatatatatatatgatacaataactgacaactataattaaagataaatttgaaaaatagataatGTCTGATAGATgggtacgtaataatattatgtattttatttggtattatacacacaattacagttatgttataatattttatgttacctttgtaataaatatttaatctaaaacttttaatagtaataatgtgCTTCAGTGAAAAATAATCACCAATAAAAAACCCTTTAGttagtatttacaatatttaaaatataaaattaattgaaaatgaaaatgataataacacgAGATGGATAATGATTAAGCTATTCAAATCTTcaatacctaaattatttatcaaatcaatACCTTGCCAAATGtttcgtcattttttttttaattatttacataaaaaatgaacttcTTCAAACTGTCAAAATAACactatagataaattaaatgtagcgtctggtataatttttgtatacatcacaaccgttattaattattattattatagtttataattaaaacattaggtATAGTACTTACTTTCTTGTCTTGCAGAATAAAccattaagtttattatatgaattaaatagattaacaattcgttatacattttaaataacataacatatatatatatataatattttgttgaaaatcgAATACATGAAAATTGAACTGTAAGTAATTGGGaaagtgaaataatttaatcaatgaaTAGATAATCTGaggaaaattaaagtaaagtaaaaaaaaagaaaaaagagatTCAGAATGAAATTaagaagattaaaatatatcacagaatttttaaactagtattatattatgaagagtacaaacaatacaataaatttaacaatagatttaaaaaaacaagacAGTAGCATAAAAAAGAACGTAAATTAgtcattgttttcaaaaaaaaagttttcgtcaagatttattctatttatattacttatgtattttCTAAGCCAAGTACAAAActttagtaaaaaattcatCGAATAATTAGACATTTTATTGATGGAGAATTTCATATTGTCtggtaactaaataaataaataatattagaaaaataacacACAGATTGCTGTCACAATAacccaaataaaattaatattatattatttctattgtgTAATCCTACTATGAACAAAGAAACCCCTCATTTTTAATAGAAGAATATAGGAAATTCACATTTAAAACTGTAAACTTTGAATGATAAGTGATTACtagagaattatttttattggaatgcaatttttaatccgattaaaaatttgtatgatttaaattattctatatgaAATAAGCctaattgtttttacataattataagtataaatacatattttagttatttataacttatcctgatttttttattgattttttatgacgaaaaaatattatattttatctaaattactaaacattttatgaaaaatctgtatttagaaagtaatttaatttaccttaaaaataatcattgactaaaatcataaaataattagataatatgcattataagaactaaataataaaaaataatttaatgtcgaTGATATAGCAGCATGCTCTATTAAATAGTTGACGTGGAATGTACATAATGATATTCAGTCAGTACAACAACATGTTGCAATCACATCATTGccagttaacatttttaaatctcagaaaaataaaataagtatttgcaaatcatttaaattggtttcgctataatattacgtttgaTAAAtcctatttatactattttactattttatattaatggaaCAATTTAAGAATGATATGTGTTTCAAACTATGAAGAAAAATAcctgaatacaatataattaaggcattatactaaaatgtaaattttcttaatattggtattagaaatttaaaactaatttggaattaagtatatttcagACTTCAGTTGTAggtaccattttatttttgcaaataaatatattatcatcatatttaatagataataaacataaccAAGAAGatataatggtataaataaaatcgatttataattattatatatacatatattatatctatgatatatcaaaacattaatgtaatattaaaaatgtattaaatttaatatggcTCATGGAGtaacgaatattttataggttttatacatgtgtagtgtgtactaattatttaaattctgtataaataaaaatacctatatgttaactataaacaattaaaactcgTTATGTAATCATTTGAATCACCGAAAATCAACTACCGTTGACTTTGACTAAAAAGGTTTACCATCAgtagctttttttttgtttttaaattatacgttgaacaaaataaatcggTCCTCACAGAACTATTCTCATCCTATTGATACcattaaaagtcaaaaatttttaaattaggtcTTTTCAGTAATTTTAGGATAATACTATCATATACATTTTGCACTAAGTTCTATTAATGTTACTAAAGTTTGGTCAAGGGGTGAGGTTACGGATCATGAATCATGTTATTCACTGCGTATGGCTGTGACAAGTTACTCTCCAATGGGTTAAGCACTCTTGTGTGATTTTACGTCATCTGTATAATATGGTCGCGTGACTTTTTGTCGCATTAAATCAAGATTATAGTACAACTCgtgtaattgaaaatattataaatattataatataatttattaattattgtttagtaaaatcaaaataaacttccgtttttaaaaagtagatataaatatgtttaatgctCATTGGTAAAAATGTGTACGCTTTTGCaaattgtatttcaattattgataaaaactattatattaaattgtattgaaagttttttcaattttaatatcgcCCACTTCATTTCTGATTAAGTCGACGTaagtgaaattaataaaatattgaatagtatATTACTTACTGTAAACCTACCAAGTTCTACTCATTTATTAATGGTTTATGCTAATTATCTCTACGTgactcaatttttaaatttaaaagtcgaTTCGCCGTATTGAAttccattatattaatacatttttatcgagttaatgatcataaaaaaataaattattatataaagtggAAACAAAGAATTTGCAATctatttatacaactataatttgtatttttcaaattcaaactaAAAGTGAACTTGACCGGATacggtaaataatataaaatgtattctaaattatttatatttagagcATTCtatggttttatataaaagtttgcgagaatatttttatgataaatgatatattattcaaaataactcACTTGcgttttgtatgtattatgatcACAAAGTGTTAGTTTATGTCTTGAAGCAAAATATAAACCGTATCTTAatagtatgaaataaaaaatttaaaatagtgaaatttctataaatatgcttttatacagaatatattcaataattagagcaagatatttattattcagtaaGGCACTAGAATGAGTCCGTGTAATTTATCAAACGCTtctgaaatacaaaaaaaaaaaaaaaataactgttaacatcagaatcattttgaaatatacatttaaggtCAATGAAGTTAAACCTAACCAAACCTAGTTATTAACTAATACAGGGTAGTAATAAAACTCCTTAATATATCCGGAAGGAAATACCCactacgagtataataatatatcacactATATATCAAATAGTATGTACGTAATATAACTGTAGTTAACAAAGAgaatattatgcttattttctttgtgtattttatcgtatttaatttctaagtatatctaatacttacttattattatacgttcttGGTTTATAAGCattgtaatattcaataaattttaatatattttagataatcattttataaaatatgctataataataactgaatGAATTTTGACAAATGGAGCAAATATTGAGTTATATatctctattattttaattttatatggtatgtgaataataatatcaacaacatttatgtattagattattcaatataatgtttgtcaaatagtgaatattaggtttgttataatataatatgttgggcagtaactattaattttcataaaataatttttaaataatgctaatattttgtgatatgTCATATAATGTCTTGCATCTCAATATTtcttgtgtttaatattttatattaaaatataaaaatatatacctaatttagttttagttgtAACTACGTCTTGTCTAGTAGTAattcgtttaatttttatagccaTTTAGAAAACATAGATTTCTAAGCAAATTCATTTCAATACTCAGGTGTTTAAGttcaataatagtattttctaAGGGTACGTTACTATTGAGCTATTTAAGTAGTTTTCGTTTGAGATTCCAACTCGAAAGTTTAGCTATTTTGCTCGGAAGTAATTGAATAACTTTAAGGGACAAAGTGTTATTAGAACGtacattaatgatattatgacactctgaaaatgattttatcattTGACTCTATTATGCGTAAAaattt
The DNA window shown above is from Aphis gossypii isolate Hap1 chromosome 2, ASM2018417v2, whole genome shotgun sequence and carries:
- the LOC114123640 gene encoding FMRFamide receptor, with the protein product MDAMNSSADNYGGTTVVGNRSSSPFPEWSGGGGGGNGSSQNETILCPLFESTDDEEYSLLFEFVTYGVLLNVIGVFGILGNVISMVILSRPQMKSSINYLLIGLARCDTVLIVTSMLLFGLPVVYPATGHLFNYYFKVYPLIAPVVYPIAMISQTVSVYLTLTVTLERFVAVCHPLRARSLCTYGRARAYVVATIAFAVFYNVTRFLEVTVQKCVHAGSNQYVYQVYPSDLRNDRDYISIYIHWMYLLIMYFIPFGSLAVLNAAIYRQVRRANRERQRLSRLQKKEIGLATMLLCVVVVFLLCNVWALISNVVEAFYGITVDHLVKVSNLLVTINSSVNFVIYVIFGEKFKRLFFKLFFPRGVWMCGWHLATDGRGGPGCAGGGGGHAAMDDSEATCNGATAFECRQLGTGTGGSASYTDHFGRSHRGRHHHHHHHHHHHHRDGDRVDRQQMANSVGGCGNSVNGASDDRELCLKTPTNSGMMWEHSTTTTTTTVNVHQF